agtacttttgtgGGAAAATAAATTTGGCTAAACAGGCTATAAGTCTCGTCGGTGTTGGAGGATCCAACAGTATCTCAACTATAACCTGGATGTGGTCAAGATAACAAAATCATTTCCAAATTATATGTGTTTCTGGGCAAGGATTTCCTTTTGTATAGTACTCTTGATAAGTTTACACCTGCGTAACCGATAAATGGTCTTCACTACTCAACGAAGTCCATAAAACGATGTAATGAACACTAAAAATACCAAGTAGAGCTTTGGAACTAAGCGGAAtagaaagaaagaaggaataagGGGATGATCGGAAGAcagattcaagatttgaaggtgacgGGTGGCAAATTTCCTTTAATATACACCTTGTACTATCTATATTATTCACTAGgagtgtgtatttggttcggtctTTTTCGAGTTTATTCAAGTCAACTTAATAGGTTTTTTGTctgtaaatatgaaaattacatctatTATATCAAGAAACAAACAGAATCaacattttcatttttttgcgcggattgtccttcttttgctgtggtctttaattttcgtccctcaaattgttggtctttaaattttgtccttcgcttaaaaaggtggccgaaaataccctgtggccgaaaataccctgaggttctaggttcgaactcccgctcagtcaaaaaaataaataatttctcAAGGCAAAGACTTTTGCAaaaccttaaggcataacttaaggcaaagtctgccggaacCGGctgacttttagttatgccttaaggcatattTGTCttacaaggcaaagtctgccgtctCCGGCATGGGTTCTATGCAACTTCTCCTGAATAGGCGTAGGTTCATAGAAACCTATGTCTtgagaaaatattattatttttcactCTACTGAgtttcgaacccaaaacctcgagATATTTTCGGTCATCTTTTTAAGCAAAGGGAAAAAATCAAAGACCAGCGAAttgaggaacaaaaattaaagaccagcctgtatgaaggccaatcgtgcaaattgtcGTGCTGAGGACGGCCCAAAATAAGAAATGACAGTTGATGTtctacatttttttgcgcggattgcccttcttttggggtggtctttaaattttgcccctcacatttgtggtctttaaattttgccccctatattgctggtctttaattttttcccttcgctttGCAATCCTGAGCTtcgcgcagaaatcatgaggttctgggttcaaactcccgctcaagcataaattaaaaaaaaaatcgcaaggcaaggtttggatcgcgtgtatgccggacccagcatacacttgttaaggaataaccaaagttatgtcAGACCCTGCaaactcatgccttatgggctgacttgacataagtatgtcgggttcggcataactttggttattccttaacaagtgtatgtcgggtccgacataattatgggcagacttttagttaagccttagctaaaagtcttttcctagttatgtcttatggggcacacttttagttaaaaCATAACTAAATGTATGCCCCATATGAcctaacttttccttaagacatagactttgccttataaggcaaacttttagttatgccttaaggaaaagttccgccttatgaggcatacttttagttatgccttattgggcttaactaaaagtgtgcccctaaggcggaacttttccttaaggcataaactttgccttataaggcggaacttatagttatgccgggtccggcataactttagttattccttaaaGAAGTTccccttatgggacatacttttagttatgtcttatggggtacacttttagttaaggcataactaaaagtttaccttgaaaagtaaatatatatatatatatatatatatgcttcaaggcaaagtctgccccatCGGCAGACTTTTGGTTAAACATAAATAAAATTCTggcggtgggggcatagcgaaattcaaactttgccttgcaattttttttaaaattttttactgAGTGGGGATTcaaacctggaacccatgggattagccgaagggcaaaatttaaagaccaccccaaaagaagggcaattcggtGTTGTATTGTTTCGTTCAAATTCTAAGAGCCTTATAACATCCATTAAGTTTCAACAGACATAACGCATTGAATATAAGTGGTTCACATTCTCAAAGCCTTATAATATCCTTAATAATATTCTGCAGATATAACAAATTGATTTTGAGTATAGTTGCAGTGCATAAATAGGatatgtatatactttgtatacaATGTTATTGAGATTTTTTGGCAGAACAATTCATATATTTCTTAATGCTACATCTTCAAAGCCGAGAAAGTTAAATGCCTTATAAAAAGACATGGCATGAGACATTACACGAAATTCATCATTCAATAATACCCTGTCAACCCCATTTTCTTCTGCCAGCTAATACATTTTACGGGAAAGGGCCGAATATACCCCAGtactatcaaaaataatttaaatatgcCTCTCACTAGAGTTTTAGTCCAAATATAATCCTCTCGTTATACTTTTggtctaaatatacccctcccATTTTACTTAAGCCCAAACTTGCCCTTAATTTTAATAGAGTGACACGTGGCAAGCTCAGAATCAAATGACTCACCCCCTATTTTTAAATACAGAGTCCTTTAGAAACCTACCAGTTTAACCCATCCCCGACCAATTCTCTCCACTTTGAATTCTTTTATTTTCATCTTCTTAACCCTTCTCTTTTCAATCATCCACCGGGTCATCATTTTCTTGGCCAATTTTTGTTTAGACTATGATGCCGATCCTCAGATTTCAGAAGCAGGGCAGGTATGTGGCACGAACAAGACAGTACGCTAAAGAAATGCAAGTTTTGTGGCTTCTAATGCATGTTAACCTGTGAATTCTCCAAATTACGATGTCTATTTCATATATAATGTACCAATCAAATTAACAAGCATTATTTCATAAGCTACGTATTTCTGGATGCAATTATACAAGCATAAATGATTATTTCTCCATCAATACACAGTAGTTACTTTCAAATacgtactccctccattccataataaatagtgtttttagcttatgcacactccttaagaaattGCTTACTCCTAAAAAATTATGAGTGTTTTTACTAATTTACCCCTATTTAATGCCTAGAAAAAGGAAgttatttaatgattcttgattataaataagggtaagtttggaagaataagatcaatttcttcttaaaatcctaaaacaccacttattttgaaataaaataaaaagcctaaaacaccacttattatggaaGGAAGGGAGTATCATTTACTGGCTAGTGGCTATAGAAAGCATAGGAATCAAGAAGATGATAAATTATGTCTTGATTTGCTAAAttaaacaagtaaaaatggacatgTATGTTAGTATAATGGACGACGGTGTATTTCTTAGGGGTGCAAAAAAGTGAACAAAGGAGGTACATAAAGTAGtgatcaattaatatatatgatactCCCTCGGTTTCATGTCtgtttcgcttttcgagagtcaaattgaCTAGTTTTTGGAGTTAAATTAGAATGTATCAagttactccctccatttcataataagtagtgtttttagcttatgcacaccctttaagaaattACTCATTCCAAGAAAATTatgagtgtttttactaacttactcCAAATTAATGCCTAGAAAAGAAAAGCtactaaatgatttttttattatgtaaataagggtaatttcgaagaataagatcaattttttcttgaaatcctaaagcaccACCTATTTTGAAATTTTCAAAAGCTTAAAACACAacttattatggaacggagggagtaacatttaaaattataatttagatattcaaaaactacACGAAAAATACTACAAGTTCCAATTTTTCTCATTATTATGGTGGAAAAATATAACtcaaaatgttggtcaaagtttatATTATTTGACTTTTAAAAAAGGAAAGTGGACAAATAATAAGGGACGAAGGAAGTATTgtacaagtaaaagtaaacatGTATGTTTAATATAGTGGACAAGAAAAAATAGATAACGGGATATTTCTTAGGTGTGCAAAAAAGTGAACAAAGGAGGAACATAGTAGTGATCAATTAATATGATATCGTTCATGCATGCATGTATCGGTCCGACAAATTAATTCACCGTTACTATTCACGACAAGTCCATCATTGCTTTAAATAATCAGACTTTTTTCATTTCATGATCCAATTGGTGCGGCTAAAATACACTTCATGTGAACGTGGCATCACCCCAATAGGTTGGAGGGCTGACTTTCTTTTTACAAAATGCAGGTTACTCGTGACAAGTAACTTTTGAGTATACTCATGCTCTTCATTAATCCCACTATATAAGGTCGCTTATTTGGAAGCAAAGCATGCAACAAGAGTTAGAAAAATTTAAgcacaagaaagaaaaaaaaatgccgATTTCAAGAATTGCCATTGGAAATTTTAGAGAGGTTACCAAGCATGATGCCCTTAAGGCAGCCCTAGCTGAATTCATTTccatgattttttttgtttttcctgCTGAAGGCTGTGTCTTGGTATTTAGTAAGTCTAACCACTTTGGTATTATATTAAAGCATCATTACATATTGATGAATGAACATTTTGTGTATGAACACagccacacacacatatatatgttatAACAAGTTAACTATTTCATTGTTTAGCTTAGTGATTCCACGTATTATAATGAGTAGACGATACATGTAGTTATTTTTTAAATGACTTGACGATCATGTGAAATTTCTCTACACTCTTTGGGCATTTGGTATATAACACAATTGTATGTTTAATTTTACAGCTAAGATGATCACGACTGCCGGACAAGCCCCTGTCATGATTTCAATATCGATAACCCATGCATTTGCTCTTTTTGCGGCCGTTTCTGTGGGAAGAAACATATCTGGAGGTCATGTGAACCCTGCTGTCACCTTTGGTGCCTTTTTGGGTGGTCACATTACTTTTCTTAGGAGTATTTTATATTGGATTGCTCAATTACTTGGATCTGTTGTGGCTATCTATCTCCTCAAGTTTGCTACTAATGGTTTGGTAATTACACTCACCTCTCCGAGCGCTTCACTAGTAGCTCATATAGTGGCATCACATCCAATTTAAAGGAATGAGTTCCATCCAACAATTAAACATAAGGTTGAGGgttttgaaaaggaaaaaaaaaatcatattgttAACTAAACCATACAACAAAGTTATCGGCAGGGCAAACTTATAATTTTCAATGTAtgggtctatatatatatattcgtgcGCGTGTGAGAGAGATCTTGAAAATTATTATAAGTATTGAATTTTGAATCCTTAATTTCAAATAggaaaaataaagtatttgcaCGTGTATATCCGAATTTAAGAAACTTTACCTACATTAAACTTTGTCTAATATTACCTTGTTTTTAGGCAAATGTCTTGTTTTGCCCTATATTCCTAACCGAATTCCAACATGAGGATAATAATAACTATAATAAAAGTAGGTGCATAATTTGGgcattttttttaaagat
The sequence above is a segment of the Lycium barbarum isolate Lr01 chromosome 6, ASM1917538v2, whole genome shotgun sequence genome. Coding sequences within it:
- the LOC132643526 gene encoding aquaporin TIP1-2-like; protein product: MPISRIAIGNFREVTKHDALKAALAEFISMIFFVFPAEGCVLVFTKMITTAGQAPVMISISITHAFALFAAVSVGRNISGGHVNPAVTFGAFLGGHITFLRSILYWIAQLLGSVVAIYLLKFATNGLEVSAHPPQLPWNAVLYEIIMTFILVYTYYATIFDPKRGNMGIIGPIVIGLICGANILSGGTFFGAAMNPAMSFCQAVISWTWTTHWVYWLGTFVGAAIAALIYQTIFIGQHTDYDQLPITEY